A part of Actinobaculum sp. 313 genomic DNA contains:
- a CDS encoding GntR family transcriptional regulator, translating to MHLDDARPIWVQLAEDFRMRITSGRWAAGTKIPSVRELAMEAGANPNTIQRALGELDREGLTATERTSGRFVTSDAATIETARYTLARTAADVYIGAVIAVGLGLEDATNTLQEQWHARDVAQDRADSAPGRARSSEAPGPARSSEVARANATAAAPETGTQSASRIQSATGTQSASDAAQATVDSIAPDTSDRKTRSQQKGDV from the coding sequence ATGCACCTTGATGATGCTCGCCCCATTTGGGTCCAACTGGCGGAAGATTTCCGCATGCGCATCACCTCCGGACGCTGGGCGGCTGGAACGAAGATCCCCAGCGTGCGCGAACTCGCTATGGAAGCAGGGGCGAACCCGAACACCATCCAGCGTGCCCTGGGGGAACTCGACCGCGAAGGCCTCACGGCCACCGAACGGACATCCGGCCGATTCGTCACCTCGGATGCCGCCACCATCGAGACCGCCCGATACACCCTGGCACGGACCGCTGCGGACGTTTATATCGGCGCAGTCATCGCCGTCGGTCTTGGCCTCGAGGACGCCACCAACACTCTTCAAGAGCAGTGGCACGCGCGCGACGTCGCCCAAGACCGTGCCGATTCAGCACCTGGCCGAGCTCGCTCGTCGGAAGCACCTGGCCCGGCCCGTTCATCGGAAGTGGCCAGAGCAAACGCAACTGCTGCCGCGCCCGAAACCGGTACCCAGTCCGCAAGCCGTATCCAGTCCGCAACCGGCACCCAGTCCGCAAGCGACGCCGCACAAGCCACGGTCGATTCCATCGCACCAGACACTTCTGATCGCAAGACGCGCTCACAACAGAAAGGAGACGTATAA
- a CDS encoding ATP-binding protein: MLLDFSVSNYQCFADEASINLVRPSLRTQVPKADQSWIDVTYRAAALYGANASGKSTFLRAFSRLCAAVTESARFSSRLHNPDRSRDENLSLPTVYDVNFVVDSVRYHYTVEAHPWGISFESLHAYPRGVRRHLFTRTQTEGGVIEVKAGTGLIGPTAQVLKVTTSQDLFLAAAYRYGHTTLAPVAKGLRVGVSVTIVEHSEFAQRERIDWVMTRILEDPLYWQAMVNALAQAADLGIKRIEVREQDVPPKVLEHIRSLYKSLASQEEEGVELPEDLLSPVARALVFVHSGPDGTEFELSLNAQSEGTRTWLATIGPAVDTLRKGKVLVVDELDASLHPALVATLVSMFKDPDFNKTGAQLVFSTHDTALLGNVPTRQLEPPEVWFCEKDAAGCSEIVSLDEYDTRKGNNEQKRYLSGRFGAMPRVDLSRLLAHVAADNADSEG; encoded by the coding sequence ATGTTGCTCGACTTTAGCGTCTCCAACTACCAGTGCTTCGCTGATGAAGCGTCGATTAATCTTGTACGTCCTAGCCTTCGTACCCAGGTTCCAAAGGCCGACCAGTCATGGATTGATGTAACGTACCGTGCTGCAGCACTCTATGGTGCCAATGCTTCGGGTAAATCTACCTTTCTACGCGCATTCAGCAGGCTGTGTGCTGCGGTTACTGAATCGGCGCGATTCAGTAGTCGGCTTCATAACCCGGATCGCTCCCGGGATGAGAATCTCAGCCTTCCGACTGTGTATGACGTCAACTTCGTGGTCGATAGCGTTCGCTACCACTACACGGTTGAAGCACATCCATGGGGAATTTCCTTTGAGTCTCTCCATGCATACCCGCGCGGTGTGCGGCGTCATCTTTTCACTCGGACGCAGACGGAGGGTGGTGTGATTGAAGTCAAGGCAGGGACTGGGCTTATTGGTCCGACGGCGCAGGTTCTCAAGGTGACAACTTCCCAGGATTTGTTCTTGGCCGCGGCATACCGCTATGGCCACACAACTCTTGCTCCCGTTGCCAAAGGGTTGCGTGTCGGTGTTTCGGTGACGATCGTAGAGCATAGCGAGTTCGCACAACGTGAGCGGATCGACTGGGTGATGACCAGGATCCTAGAAGATCCGCTCTATTGGCAGGCGATGGTCAATGCTCTAGCGCAGGCGGCTGATCTTGGAATCAAACGAATTGAAGTGCGCGAGCAGGACGTACCCCCCAAGGTGCTTGAACATATTCGGTCGTTGTACAAATCGCTGGCGTCGCAGGAGGAGGAAGGTGTGGAGCTTCCGGAAGATTTGTTGAGTCCGGTTGCGCGAGCGCTTGTATTTGTTCATAGCGGTCCGGATGGTACGGAGTTTGAGCTGAGCCTCAATGCGCAGAGCGAAGGAACTCGCACGTGGCTCGCAACCATAGGACCGGCCGTTGATACTCTGCGAAAGGGAAAGGTCCTCGTCGTCGATGAACTGGATGCAAGCCTACATCCAGCACTCGTGGCCACGCTCGTCAGTATGTTCAAGGACCCTGACTTTAACAAGACTGGCGCACAACTCGTTTTTTCGACCCACGACACTGCACTTCTGGGAAACGTTCCAACGCGACAGTTGGAGCCGCCAGAGGTCTGGTTCTGTGAGAAAGATGCTGCGGGGTGCAGTGAAATTGTATCGCTGGACGAGTATGACACTCGGAAAGGAAACAACGAGCAAAAGCGGTATCTCTCGGGACGTTTCGGGGCAATGCCGCGGGTTGATCTTTCGCGGCTACTAGCCCATGTTGCTGCCGACAACGCCGATAGTGAGGGCTGA
- a CDS encoding ABC transporter ATP-binding protein — MGTIPTGTPLIHVANLTKDYRSTRALNDISLSLPAGHIVGLMGENGSGKTTLLKILAGLLSDWEGDVTIAGNRPGPETKATVSFLPDTSFLPSRLTCADAIALYARFFADFDAAKAYELVTYFGLPQQGRLKEMSRGMREKLQVALTMARRARVYLLDEPISGVDPAARETILGGILNDFNPEALMIISTHLIADVETIVDSVVFLRAGRILLTGDADDLRAQNNLSLDGLFRKEYR, encoded by the coding sequence ATGGGCACAATCCCAACTGGAACACCGCTCATCCACGTCGCAAACCTGACAAAGGACTACCGTTCCACCCGCGCTCTCAATGACATCTCACTGTCACTGCCGGCCGGCCACATTGTGGGCCTCATGGGAGAAAACGGCTCCGGCAAAACCACCCTGCTGAAGATCCTGGCCGGCCTACTCTCCGATTGGGAGGGAGATGTCACGATCGCCGGGAACCGGCCCGGGCCGGAAACCAAGGCTACCGTCTCCTTCCTACCGGACACCAGCTTCCTGCCCTCCCGACTCACGTGTGCCGATGCCATTGCGCTTTACGCACGGTTCTTTGCAGACTTCGACGCGGCCAAGGCGTATGAGCTCGTCACCTACTTTGGACTCCCACAACAAGGCAGACTCAAAGAAATGTCCAGGGGTATGCGCGAAAAACTGCAGGTCGCACTCACCATGGCACGCCGTGCCCGCGTCTACCTGCTCGACGAACCCATTTCCGGCGTCGACCCAGCCGCCCGCGAAACCATCCTCGGAGGCATTCTGAACGACTTCAATCCCGAAGCCCTCATGATCATCTCCACCCATTTGATCGCCGACGTCGAAACCATCGTCGATTCTGTGGTCTTCCTTCGTGCCGGTCGCATCCTCTTAACCGGCGACGCCGACGATTTGCGCGCCCAAAACAATCTCAGCCTCGATGGCCTCTTCCGGAAGGAGTACCGCTAA
- a CDS encoding ABC transporter permease subunit: MTATYRTASVGRPRLVDPERYHVSFWGSLRAEIRKMTTLRSFWITAIVTVSLYTLIILGIAKAFDEFGDGPRQIPAGVISYGVSFIGMLVVVIGILPVTNEYSANTMRTTALASPKRPSAFLAKMTAVFVACGVVNLVLVTLAFLALRFGSGTPVLLENGNGRSLVMFWLALTLTALMSAGFGYVVRSTAGGMTAAFVFLYVTNGFSLVPSAWVRDTLSDYLPTNVMQAMAQADRTGGLVESGDLSWSAALAVWVIYTVVVTALGFVRYNRSDI, from the coding sequence ATGACCGCCACCTATCGAACTGCATCCGTCGGACGACCTCGCCTTGTCGATCCGGAACGCTACCATGTTTCATTCTGGGGCTCCCTGCGTGCAGAAATACGCAAGATGACCACACTTCGGTCATTCTGGATCACGGCGATTGTCACGGTTAGCTTGTACACGCTCATTATCTTGGGCATAGCGAAAGCCTTCGACGAATTCGGCGACGGACCGCGCCAAATCCCCGCCGGTGTAATCTCCTACGGCGTCTCCTTCATAGGCATGTTGGTGGTTGTCATCGGGATCTTGCCGGTCACCAATGAGTACTCTGCAAACACGATGCGCACCACTGCCCTCGCAAGCCCGAAACGCCCCAGTGCTTTCCTTGCAAAGATGACTGCAGTCTTCGTTGCTTGCGGCGTGGTGAATCTTGTTTTAGTCACGCTGGCATTTCTCGCTCTACGCTTCGGCTCAGGGACACCCGTCCTACTGGAGAACGGCAACGGCCGCTCCCTGGTGATGTTCTGGCTCGCATTGACCCTCACCGCGTTGATGTCTGCAGGATTCGGTTACGTTGTCCGCTCGACCGCGGGCGGGATGACCGCAGCTTTCGTATTCCTCTATGTGACCAATGGCTTCAGCCTGGTGCCGAGTGCCTGGGTGCGCGACACGCTTTCCGACTACCTGCCCACCAACGTCATGCAAGCCATGGCACAGGCGGATCGAACGGGCGGCCTCGTCGAGTCCGGAGATCTGAGTTGGAGCGCGGCTCTGGCCGTCTGGGTGATCTATACCGTCGTTGTTACGGCGCTCGGCTTCGTCCGGTACAACCGCTCCGATATCTAA
- a CDS encoding DUF501 domain-containing protein — protein MAANATPLRDGDEALIAKQLGRLPRGLVGVGARCACGAPAVTVTLPRLPDGTPFPTLFYLTLPWVVRSVSRLEAAGEMVRFNDRLASDTEFAAAYELAHHSYLQRRALLGEVPEIVGVSAGGMPRRVKCLHALAGYSLAVRAGVCLVGDLTLEAVGWDPNVCRCSESEGVAGREPSAAAESAPTADAAVKPDGEAAENG, from the coding sequence GTGGCCGCGAATGCCACTCCCTTACGAGACGGAGACGAGGCCCTGATCGCCAAGCAACTGGGCCGCCTTCCACGTGGGCTTGTAGGAGTGGGGGCGCGTTGCGCATGCGGTGCACCTGCGGTAACCGTGACATTGCCGCGCCTGCCAGACGGAACTCCCTTCCCCACGTTGTTTTACCTGACGTTGCCCTGGGTGGTGCGGTCAGTGTCGCGGCTGGAAGCTGCCGGAGAGATGGTCCGCTTCAATGATCGCCTGGCGAGTGACACTGAGTTCGCTGCGGCCTATGAATTGGCGCATCATTCATATCTACAACGGCGCGCACTTCTGGGAGAAGTGCCGGAAATCGTCGGCGTCAGTGCCGGCGGAATGCCTCGCCGGGTCAAGTGCTTACACGCCCTGGCGGGATACTCGCTTGCCGTGAGGGCGGGAGTGTGCCTCGTCGGTGATTTAACACTGGAGGCTGTGGGCTGGGATCCGAATGTATGCCGCTGCTCTGAATCTGAAGGTGTTGCGGGGCGGGAGCCCAGTGCTGCCGCAGAGTCGGCACCCACGGCCGACGCCGCGGTGAAGCCAGACGGTGAAGCCGCCGAGAATGGGTAG
- a CDS encoding RloB family protein, translated as MSKDITRRNGRRANRREVRKTVLLVTNGEKTERLYLEELKRRTAPNDVAVTLGRPIPGDPMTLMRKLEYQHATSAFDEVWIVVDHDGEDRSEFLAECLRRSRPAKRRGKGTMFYGVVSLPCFEVWLIAHYEQVGNFQDQNEAQQRYRQLTGLTSKEQKSLPGSFPWEEIGSACERSRLKGVAEPEVNTQGPHPSTTMPHLVRSLGLV; from the coding sequence ATGTCGAAAGACATCACCCGCCGAAATGGTAGGCGTGCGAATCGTAGAGAGGTACGTAAAACGGTTCTCCTTGTAACTAACGGCGAGAAGACCGAGAGGTTGTACTTGGAAGAATTGAAACGCCGAACGGCACCGAATGATGTGGCCGTGACTTTGGGTAGGCCAATCCCCGGGGACCCGATGACGTTGATGCGCAAGTTAGAGTACCAACACGCCACCTCGGCGTTTGATGAGGTGTGGATCGTGGTGGACCACGACGGTGAGGACAGGAGTGAGTTTCTCGCAGAGTGCTTACGGCGTTCAAGGCCTGCGAAGCGGAGAGGAAAGGGGACGATGTTCTACGGGGTCGTCTCGCTCCCGTGCTTTGAGGTGTGGCTGATTGCCCACTATGAGCAAGTTGGTAATTTTCAGGACCAAAATGAAGCCCAGCAGAGATATAGGCAGTTGACCGGGTTGACCTCAAAAGAACAGAAGTCTTTGCCGGGTAGTTTCCCTTGGGAGGAGATTGGTTCGGCTTGCGAACGTTCAAGGCTGAAGGGAGTTGCAGAACCAGAGGTGAATACCCAGGGGCCCCACCCGTCGACGACGATGCCGCATCTCGTGCGTTCGCTTGGGTTGGTGTAG
- the nhaA gene encoding Na+/H+ antiporter NhaA, translating into MPKRPGIIARYRNALHNESFAGIVLLIGALLALIWSNSPIRESYFTMAETEVGLEAIHLSLPIAHWASDGLLALFFFVVGLELKQEFTIGSLHDPRKAAVPIIAAICGMAGPIGLYCLIQIITGSGVYGGWAIPVATDIAFALAVLSIFGRGLPPATRTFLMTLAVADDLGGIIVIAVFFSSGISLLWLAISLAIVAIFGVLVQKRITHWWLLWPLAILAWYAMHRAGVHATIAGVALGMVVPTRQIAGERQPMTKLFADKLDFYSSGFVLPIFSFFAAGVNIIDSGGIGGMMTDPVAAGIYLGLPVGKCIGIFGGVWIMTRLFKLRLGNGIDLADIFPISFVAGIGFTVSLLIAQLSFGAEDPHEAHARVAVIVGSLLAMVLGAVTLQIRKNQRLRGPVRRRHGKSTGASDHAPDALERKGRNREQARTDEREPSARAKNNDRKRPGSGTAR; encoded by the coding sequence ATGCCAAAAAGACCAGGGATCATCGCCCGCTACCGCAACGCTCTGCATAACGAATCCTTCGCTGGAATCGTTCTGCTGATCGGGGCGCTGCTTGCCCTCATCTGGTCAAACTCGCCCATCCGCGAGTCCTACTTCACCATGGCAGAAACGGAAGTAGGATTGGAGGCCATCCATCTCTCCTTACCCATCGCTCACTGGGCATCCGATGGCCTGCTGGCGCTGTTCTTCTTCGTCGTCGGCTTGGAACTCAAGCAAGAATTCACTATCGGATCGCTGCATGACCCCCGCAAGGCCGCCGTTCCAATCATTGCCGCCATCTGCGGCATGGCCGGTCCAATCGGTCTGTACTGCCTAATTCAGATTATTACCGGCTCAGGCGTCTACGGCGGCTGGGCTATCCCAGTCGCCACCGATATCGCCTTCGCGCTGGCAGTTCTCTCCATTTTTGGGCGTGGTCTTCCCCCGGCTACCCGCACCTTCCTTATGACTCTCGCCGTCGCGGATGATCTCGGCGGAATCATTGTCATCGCCGTATTCTTCTCCTCCGGAATCTCCCTCCTGTGGCTCGCAATCTCCCTAGCCATCGTCGCGATCTTCGGCGTGCTCGTTCAAAAGCGCATCACGCACTGGTGGCTGCTATGGCCACTGGCGATCTTGGCTTGGTATGCCATGCACCGCGCGGGAGTTCATGCGACGATCGCCGGTGTCGCACTGGGCATGGTTGTGCCCACGCGGCAGATCGCCGGAGAGCGCCAACCGATGACGAAGCTCTTTGCCGACAAGCTTGACTTCTACAGCTCCGGTTTCGTTCTGCCCATCTTCTCCTTCTTTGCAGCAGGAGTGAACATCATCGATTCCGGCGGCATTGGCGGAATGATGACCGACCCGGTCGCCGCGGGCATCTACCTTGGTCTGCCTGTGGGGAAGTGCATCGGTATTTTCGGCGGTGTGTGGATTATGACGCGGCTGTTCAAACTCCGCCTTGGCAACGGTATTGACTTGGCGGATATTTTCCCCATCTCGTTTGTCGCCGGCATCGGGTTCACCGTATCGCTGCTGATCGCACAGCTTTCGTTCGGTGCCGAGGACCCACACGAGGCCCACGCACGGGTAGCTGTTATTGTCGGTTCCCTGCTAGCGATGGTACTCGGCGCTGTCACATTGCAGATCCGCAAGAACCAGCGGCTACGCGGCCCGGTTCGGCGGCGTCACGGCAAGTCAACCGGCGCCAGCGACCATGCGCCGGACGCGTTGGAACGCAAAGGCCGCAACCGCGAGCAGGCTCGCACGGACGAACGCGAGCCCTCAGCCCGTGCAAAGAACAACGACCGTAAGAGGCCAGGCTCTGGCACAGCCCGCTAA
- a CDS encoding exopolyphosphatase — translation MRVAGIDCGTNSIRLLIADVPGARAPLDDVVRRMDVVRLGQGVDQAGEFAADALERTFAQVEEYAQLCREHGVESIRFAATSAARDARNRDVFLSGVRARMGVPAQVLNGEAEARASFRGAASVLSNGAASGATSVLSEGTAPGAAATSSAMPPSAALPRSDVAGAGALAASPLLAVDLGGGSTEIVLGSLVGGVISEFSMDVGCVRMHERHLHDDPPTSEQIAAARADVNAALDAAERVVDFGASHALVGLAGTVTTLTAKSLGLEAYDPSRIHGSRLTPSEVIATCEWFLAAPRSTRAALGFMHPGRVDVIAAGALVWEETVKRIAQRMAEGGHALEAVVTSEHDILDGVALWAAEEVQAPQW, via the coding sequence GTGAGAGTTGCAGGAATCGATTGCGGAACAAACTCCATCCGATTGCTGATCGCCGACGTTCCTGGTGCACGAGCGCCGCTGGATGACGTCGTGCGGCGCATGGATGTGGTGCGGCTGGGGCAGGGCGTCGATCAGGCGGGAGAGTTCGCGGCGGATGCCCTCGAACGGACCTTCGCACAGGTGGAGGAGTACGCGCAACTGTGCCGGGAACACGGCGTCGAATCCATTCGTTTTGCGGCGACTTCCGCCGCTCGTGATGCACGGAACCGAGACGTGTTTCTCAGCGGCGTCCGTGCGCGAATGGGTGTCCCGGCGCAGGTACTCAACGGTGAAGCGGAGGCGCGAGCCAGTTTTCGTGGCGCCGCATCGGTGCTCTCGAATGGGGCGGCATCGGGCGCTACATCAGTGTTGTCAGAAGGAACAGCGCCGGGCGCTGCCGCGACGTCGTCGGCGATGCCACCATCCGCTGCGCTGCCAAGGTCAGATGTGGCGGGGGCAGGTGCGCTGGCGGCGTCGCCGCTGCTAGCCGTCGATCTGGGAGGTGGCTCCACGGAGATCGTGCTCGGCTCGCTCGTTGGTGGAGTTATCTCTGAGTTCTCCATGGATGTGGGCTGCGTGCGGATGCATGAACGCCACTTGCACGACGATCCGCCAACATCGGAGCAGATCGCTGCGGCACGCGCAGATGTAAACGCTGCATTAGATGCTGCCGAACGAGTCGTGGACTTTGGAGCCTCCCACGCCCTGGTCGGTCTGGCCGGAACCGTCACCACCTTGACGGCGAAGTCGTTGGGATTGGAGGCCTACGACCCGAGCCGAATCCATGGGAGCAGGCTGACGCCCAGTGAGGTGATCGCTACCTGCGAGTGGTTCCTCGCTGCTCCGCGAAGCACGCGCGCCGCGTTGGGATTCATGCACCCGGGCCGGGTCGATGTCATCGCGGCGGGGGCATTGGTATGGGAAGAGACCGTCAAGCGCATCGCGCAACGTATGGCTGAGGGCGGGCATGCGTTGGAGGCGGTTGTCACCTCCGAGCATGACATCCTCGACGGCGTCGCCCTCTGGGCGGCAGAGGAAGTACAAGCGCCGCAGTGGTGA